A genomic region of Melopsittacus undulatus isolate bMelUnd1 chromosome 5, bMelUnd1.mat.Z, whole genome shotgun sequence contains the following coding sequences:
- the TNFRSF13C gene encoding tumor necrosis factor receptor superfamily member 13C: MGEPGSRSHSAMSSSGKTVSASSCLSSQCFDLLTKSCVKCSDLFKENTTEPASAVPASALEPTHPSIDLSSTLLIFGVPAAVVFILVLATLLGFLVCKLRKWRRKTKAEDKEAQANMEATSPLPTPGCQDPAVTEGDAILAQAPCQHLNGGLKMLSPPGKVGAKRRPCCQGDADGDIILLSTVYPHHEECNHGFPLPATELGATALVTTKTTQNCA, encoded by the exons ATGGGGGAGCCGGGATCTCGCTCCCACTCTGCCATGTCCTCCTCAGGAAAAACcgtctctgcctcctcctgcctctcctcccAGTGCTTCGACCTCCTGACCAAGTCCTGCGTCAAGTGCTCCGACCTCTTCAAGGAAAACACAA CAGAGCCTGCCAGTGCAGTGCCCGCCTCGGCCCTGGAGCCCACCCATCCCTCAATAGACCTCTCCAGCACCCTCCTCATCTTCGGGGTCCCGGCAGCAGTGGTGTTCATCCTGGTCCTGGCCACCCTCTTGGGCTTCCTGGTCTGCAAGCTGAGGAAGTGGAGGAGAAAGACGAAGGCGGAGGACAAGGAGGCCCAAG CAAACATGGAAGCCACCAGTCCCCTGCCCACCCCAGGCTGTCAGGACCCTGCCGTGACAGAGGGAGATGCCATCCTGGCCCAGGCCCCATGTCAGCATCTCAATGGAGGCCTGAAGATGCTGAGTCCACCTGGGAAAGTAGGGGCAAAGCGGAGGCCGTGCTGCCAGGGTGACGCTGATGGTGACATCATCCTGCTGTCCACCGTGTACCCCCATCATGAGGAATGCAACCATGGCTTCCCACTGCCTGCCACGGAGCTGGGGGCCACAGCTCTGGTCACCACCAAAACCACCCAGAACTGTGCCTGA
- the SHISA8 gene encoding protein shisa-8, with translation MAPRSRGRMEPSYVVGICCLVLLEPGRVWSGESSTGAPGESGNGSQVPAAETTAPAPTGAAPPGGDRCRGYYDVMGQWDPPFNCNAGIYQYCCGTCGYRFCCQFKTGRLDQSGCSNYDTPNWVNTGQPPTRVDETPEDPTRDRTNMIVYIICGVVAIMVLVGIFTKLGLEKAQGPQTEMTVSRTLTDLLKQPGHGPSEHMDGLTGSVQVSLGEGLAHGSPRNSADKPPLNNAVAIAPTLGQPHGHGKRLPLTSSLGLSAPAYAAYTTLKAGESAPEDFYLRLGAPEPAPSCTLSFPHAEAPVLPEGCPLPKAKLPGGPAFPGGWEGAAPRAPRRPGLPLGAATPLYGQAPRHLATNSKTEVTV, from the exons ATGGCCCCGCGGAGCCGCGGGCGGATGGAGCCGAGCTACGTCGTGGGTATCtgctgcctggtgctgctggagcccgGCCGGGTGTGGAGCGGCGAGAGCAGCACCGGGGCGCCAGGTGAGAGCGGGAACGGCAGCCAGGTACCGGCGGCGGAGACCACGGCCCCGGCGCCCACCGGGGCGGCACCACCGGGTGGGGACCGCTGCCGCGGCTACTACGACGTGATGGGGCAGTGGGACCCGCCGTTCAACTGCAACGCCGGCATCTACCAGTACTGCTGCGGGACCTGCGGGTACCGCTTCTGCTGCCAGTTCAAGACCGGGCGGCTGGACCAGAGCGGCTGCTCCAACTATGACACCCCCAACTGGGTTAACACGGGCCAGCCACCCACCCGGGTGGACGAGACCCCCGAGGACCCCACTCGCGATAGGACCAACATGATCGTCTACATCATCTGCGGCGTGGTGGCCATCATGGTGCTGGTGGGCATCTTCACCAAGCTGGGCCTGGAGAAGGCACAAGGTCCCCAGACGGAGATGACCGTCTCCAG gacgCTGACAGACCTGCTGAAGCAGCCAGGTCACGGCCCCTCCGAGCACATGGACGGCCTCACAGGGAGTGTGCAGGTCTCGCTGGGTGAGGGTCTTGCCCATGGTTCCCCCCGGAACAGTGCAG ACAAGCCACCCTTGAACAACGCTGTGGCCATTGCCCCCACactggggcagccccatggccATGGCAAGCGCCTGCCTCTGACCAGCAGCCTGGGCCTGTCGGCCCCTGCCTACGCTGCCTACACCACCCTCAAGGCTGGAG AGAGCGCCCCCGAGGACTTCTACCTGCGGCTGGGGGCCCCGGAGCCTGCCCCCTCCTGCACTCTGTCCTTCCCGCACGCCGAGGCGCCCGTGCTGCCCGAGGGCTGCCCGCTGCCCAAGGCCAAGCTGCCGGGGGGCCCGGCCTTCCCGGGGGGCTGGGAAGGGGCCGCCCCCCGCGCCCCCCGCCGGCCCGGCCTGCCCCTGGGCGCCGCCACCCCGCTGTACGGGCAGGCACCGCGACACCTGGCCACCAACAGCAAGACCGAGGTCACCGTCTGA